One part of the Prionailurus bengalensis isolate Pbe53 chromosome B2, Fcat_Pben_1.1_paternal_pri, whole genome shotgun sequence genome encodes these proteins:
- the ARMT1 gene encoding damage-control phosphatase ARMT1 isoform X1, whose product MMAGSPASLSGQDVGSFAYLTIKDRIPQILTKAIDTLHRHKNEFFEKHGEKGTEAEKKAISLLSKLRNELQTDKPIIPFVEKFVDTDIWNQYLEYQQSLINENDGKPRWFYSPWLFVECYMYRRIHEAIIQSPPIDDFDVFKESKEQNFFESQESLIALCTHLQELRTTIEDLDENQLKDEFFKLLQISLWGNKCDLSLSGGETSSQRTNVINSVEELKPFILVNDMEHLWSLLNNCKKTREKASVTRVDVVLDNSGFELVTDLVLADFLLCSQLATEIHFYGKTIPWFVSDTTVHDFNWLIEQMKGSNHKWMSKCGADWENSIKMGRWVYHDHIFWTLPHEFCVMSQVAPDLYAELQKAHLILFKGDLNYRKLTGDRKWACTIPFRQALRGFHPAPLCSVRTLKAEVQVGLQPGQAEQLAASEPNWMTTGKYGIFQFDGPL is encoded by the exons ATGATGGCGGGGTCTCCGGCGTCCCTGTCGGGACAGGACGTAGG ATCGTTTGCATATCTTACAATTAAAGACAGAATACCACAGATCTTAACCAAAGCTATTGATACATTGCATcgacataaaaatgaattttttgagaaacatggAGAG AAAGGCACAGAAGCTGAAAAGAAAgcaatttctcttctttctaaatTACGAAATGAATTGCAAACAGATAAACCAATAATCCCCTTTGTTGAGAAGTTTGTTGATACTGACATATGGAATCAGTACCTAGAATATCAACAGAGtcttataaatgaaaatgatgGGAAACCCAGGTGGTTTTACTCACCTTGGTTGTTTGTAGAGTGCTACATGTATCGTAGAATTCATGAAGCAATTATCCAAAG TCCGCCAATCGATGACTTTGATGTATTTAAAGAATCAAAAGAGCAAAATTTTTTTGAGTCACAGGAATCTCTCATTGCTTTGTGTACTCACCTACAAGAGTTGAGAACAACTATCGAAGACCTAGATGAAAATCAGCTGAAAGATGAATTTTTCAAACTTCTTCAG atttcgCTGTGGGGCAATAAATGTGATCTGTCTCTATCGGGCGGGGAAACCAGTTCTCAGAGAACCAACGTAATAAATTCTGTGGAGGAACTAAAACCTTTCATTTTAGTGAATGACATGGAACATCTTTGGTCACTGCTTAACAACtgcaaaaaaacaagagaaaaagcgTCGGTTACTAGAGTAGATGTTGTTCTGGATAATTCTGGGTTTGAACTCGTTACGGATTTAGTATTAGCTGACTTTCTGTTGTGCTCTCAACTGGCTACCGAGATCCATTTTTATGGAAAAACTATTCCGTGGTTTGTTTCTGATACTACTGTCCATGATTTTAACTGGTTAATTGAACAAATGAAAGGTTCTAATCACAAGTGGATGTCCAAGTGTGGGGCCGACTGGGAAAACTCTATTAAAATGGGCAGATGGGTTTACCATGATCATATATTTTGGACTCTTCCTCATGAATTCTGTGTAATGTCTCAGGTTGCTCCTGACTTATATGCCGAACTACAAAAggcacatttaattttattcaaggGTGATTTGAACTATAGGAAGCTGACAGGCGATAGAAAGTGGGCATGTACCATTCCCTTTCGTCAGGCTCTGCGAGGGTTCCATCCTGCCCCTCTCTGCAGTGTAAGGACATTAAAGGCCGAGGTTCAGGTGGGGCTGCAGCCCGGGCAAGCTGAACAGCTCGCAGCCTCCGAGCCCAACTGGATGACCACCGGGAAGTATGGAATATTTCAGTTTGATGGTCCGCTCTGA
- the ARMT1 gene encoding damage-control phosphatase ARMT1 isoform X2 — MYRRIHEAIIQSPPIDDFDVFKESKEQNFFESQESLIALCTHLQELRTTIEDLDENQLKDEFFKLLQISLWGNKCDLSLSGGETSSQRTNVINSVEELKPFILVNDMEHLWSLLNNCKKTREKASVTRVDVVLDNSGFELVTDLVLADFLLCSQLATEIHFYGKTIPWFVSDTTVHDFNWLIEQMKGSNHKWMSKCGADWENSIKMGRWVYHDHIFWTLPHEFCVMSQVAPDLYAELQKAHLILFKGDLNYRKLTGDRKWACTIPFRQALRGFHPAPLCSVRTLKAEVQVGLQPGQAEQLAASEPNWMTTGKYGIFQFDGPL; from the exons ATGTATCGTAGAATTCATGAAGCAATTATCCAAAG TCCGCCAATCGATGACTTTGATGTATTTAAAGAATCAAAAGAGCAAAATTTTTTTGAGTCACAGGAATCTCTCATTGCTTTGTGTACTCACCTACAAGAGTTGAGAACAACTATCGAAGACCTAGATGAAAATCAGCTGAAAGATGAATTTTTCAAACTTCTTCAG atttcgCTGTGGGGCAATAAATGTGATCTGTCTCTATCGGGCGGGGAAACCAGTTCTCAGAGAACCAACGTAATAAATTCTGTGGAGGAACTAAAACCTTTCATTTTAGTGAATGACATGGAACATCTTTGGTCACTGCTTAACAACtgcaaaaaaacaagagaaaaagcgTCGGTTACTAGAGTAGATGTTGTTCTGGATAATTCTGGGTTTGAACTCGTTACGGATTTAGTATTAGCTGACTTTCTGTTGTGCTCTCAACTGGCTACCGAGATCCATTTTTATGGAAAAACTATTCCGTGGTTTGTTTCTGATACTACTGTCCATGATTTTAACTGGTTAATTGAACAAATGAAAGGTTCTAATCACAAGTGGATGTCCAAGTGTGGGGCCGACTGGGAAAACTCTATTAAAATGGGCAGATGGGTTTACCATGATCATATATTTTGGACTCTTCCTCATGAATTCTGTGTAATGTCTCAGGTTGCTCCTGACTTATATGCCGAACTACAAAAggcacatttaattttattcaaggGTGATTTGAACTATAGGAAGCTGACAGGCGATAGAAAGTGGGCATGTACCATTCCCTTTCGTCAGGCTCTGCGAGGGTTCCATCCTGCCCCTCTCTGCAGTGTAAGGACATTAAAGGCCGAGGTTCAGGTGGGGCTGCAGCCCGGGCAAGCTGAACAGCTCGCAGCCTCCGAGCCCAACTGGATGACCACCGGGAAGTATGGAATATTTCAGTTTGATGGTCCGCTCTGA